The Sinomicrobium kalidii genome contains a region encoding:
- a CDS encoding rhamnogalacturonan acetylesterase encodes MRDRAFIKNKIAFGIFFMLAMTTCFAQNNKEKDKTVTIFTIGDSTMADKPLEGGNPERGWCQLMPEFLTGDVTLENHAVNGRSSRSFISEGRWEKVLSRLEPGDYVFIQFGHNDQKFKDPSRYTNPYTGYRQNLERFVKETREKGAIPILFTSIVRRNFNKHGTLMDTHGDYPLVVRLVAGDMDVPFVDLQRLTENLEISYGPEKSKTLHLWYTPGEIPFYTEGKQDDTHLSVKGAREVSALAVSALKKLNLGLSAFLKE; translated from the coding sequence ATGCGAGATCGTGCATTTATAAAAAACAAAATCGCGTTCGGTATATTTTTTATGCTGGCGATGACCACCTGTTTTGCCCAGAATAATAAGGAAAAGGATAAAACGGTAACCATTTTTACCATCGGAGATTCCACAATGGCCGATAAACCGTTGGAAGGCGGGAACCCGGAACGCGGATGGTGCCAGTTAATGCCGGAATTCCTGACCGGGGACGTGACACTGGAAAACCACGCCGTCAACGGCCGGAGCTCCAGGAGTTTTATTTCTGAAGGACGCTGGGAAAAAGTGCTTTCCCGGCTTGAACCGGGAGATTATGTATTTATCCAGTTCGGGCATAACGACCAGAAGTTTAAAGACCCTTCGCGTTATACCAATCCCTATACCGGATACCGGCAAAACCTGGAGCGGTTTGTAAAGGAAACCCGGGAAAAGGGAGCAATTCCCATCCTGTTTACGTCCATCGTCAGAAGAAATTTTAACAAACACGGTACGCTGATGGATACGCATGGCGATTATCCGCTCGTCGTCCGTTTGGTAGCTGGTGATATGGACGTGCCGTTTGTAGATCTGCAACGCCTTACGGAAAACCTGGAAATCTCGTATGGCCCGGAAAAGTCCAAAACATTGCATTTGTGGTATACACCCGGTGAAATTCCTTTCTATACCGAAGGAAAGCAGGACGATACCCACCTTTCCGTAAAAGGGGCGAGGGAAGTGTCTGCACTGGCGGTCAGCGCGTTGAAAAAGCTCAACCTGGGACTGTCTGCATTTCTGAAAGAATAA
- a CDS encoding glycoside hydrolase family 43 protein: MRTLTLLTILFSQITLYSQEFVSKAWVADQGDGTYKNPILHADYSDPDICRVGDDFYMTASSFNVAPGLPVLHSRDLVNWKLIGYALDRQPPFDHFSKPQHGNGVWAPAIRYHNGEFYIYYGDPDFGIYMVKAKDPAGPWEPPVLVEEGKGLIDPCPLWDDDGKAYLVHAFAGSRASIKSILVVKPMNPEGTEVTGAGKLVFDGHDEHPTVEGTKFYKRNGYYYIFAPAGGVSTGWQLAMRAKDPYGPYEARVVMDQGKTDINGPHQGGWVELDSGESWFVHFQDKEAYGRIVHLQPMQWKNDWPVIGEDPDGDGNGQPVMSYKKPDVGKTYPVETPVDSDEFDGNDINLQWQWHANPKATWAFANPAEGKLRLFTDRLPEDSENLWAAPNLLLQKFPAEEFTATTKLKFHPNPKLENEKAGLLVMGMSYAYIALESKGDEIYIKQVICDDAEHGKPEEVSETVKLKGNEVQFRLEVDKGGQCTFSYSTNGRRFKTLGETFRAVPGKWIGAKVGLFAVRDTRINDSGFADIDWFRID; this comes from the coding sequence ATGAGAACACTTACCCTTCTCACCATATTATTTTCCCAGATAACCCTGTACAGCCAGGAATTCGTGTCCAAAGCATGGGTAGCCGACCAGGGCGACGGGACCTATAAAAATCCCATCCTGCACGCCGACTATTCCGACCCGGATATCTGCCGTGTAGGAGATGACTTTTACATGACCGCATCCAGTTTTAATGTGGCCCCCGGGCTTCCCGTTCTGCATTCCAGAGACCTGGTGAACTGGAAGCTGATCGGTTATGCCCTCGACCGGCAACCCCCGTTCGATCATTTCAGCAAACCACAACACGGTAATGGTGTGTGGGCCCCTGCCATACGATATCACAACGGAGAATTTTATATCTATTACGGCGATCCCGATTTCGGGATATACATGGTAAAGGCCAAAGACCCGGCCGGACCGTGGGAACCTCCTGTACTGGTAGAAGAAGGAAAAGGGCTTATAGACCCTTGCCCCCTTTGGGATGATGACGGTAAAGCCTATCTTGTTCATGCCTTTGCAGGAAGCCGGGCGAGCATAAAGAGCATACTGGTGGTAAAACCGATGAACCCGGAAGGTACCGAAGTCACAGGCGCCGGAAAACTCGTTTTTGACGGGCATGACGAACATCCCACGGTAGAAGGTACCAAATTCTATAAACGCAACGGGTATTACTACATTTTTGCCCCGGCCGGAGGCGTTTCTACCGGCTGGCAACTGGCCATGCGGGCGAAAGACCCTTACGGCCCTTACGAAGCGCGGGTGGTTATGGACCAGGGCAAAACGGATATCAACGGCCCGCACCAGGGCGGATGGGTAGAACTGGACAGCGGGGAAAGCTGGTTTGTACACTTTCAGGACAAGGAAGCCTACGGACGGATTGTTCACCTGCAACCCATGCAGTGGAAAAATGACTGGCCGGTAATCGGGGAAGACCCGGACGGGGATGGTAACGGACAGCCTGTTATGAGCTACAAAAAGCCGGACGTAGGTAAAACCTATCCCGTGGAAACCCCTGTGGATTCGGACGAATTTGATGGGAACGATATCAACCTGCAATGGCAATGGCATGCCAATCCCAAGGCTACATGGGCCTTTGCCAATCCCGCTGAAGGAAAGCTTCGGTTGTTTACAGACCGGCTTCCTGAAGACAGTGAGAATTTATGGGCCGCACCCAACCTGCTCCTGCAAAAATTCCCTGCGGAAGAATTTACGGCCACTACAAAGCTTAAATTCCATCCGAACCCCAAACTGGAAAATGAAAAAGCCGGACTGCTTGTCATGGGGATGAGCTATGCCTATATCGCACTGGAAAGTAAAGGTGACGAAATTTATATCAAACAGGTTATTTGCGATGATGCCGAACACGGTAAACCGGAAGAAGTGTCGGAAACAGTAAAATTAAAGGGCAACGAAGTGCAGTTCAGGCTAGAAGTGGATAAGGGCGGACAATGTACCTTTAGTTACAGTACCAACGGCAGAAGATTTAAAACGCTGGGAGAAACATTTAGAGCGGTTCCGGGCAAATGGATAGGGGCCAAGGTCGGATTGTTTGCGGTCCGTGATACGCGGATCAATGATTCGGGTTTTGCCGATATAGATTGGTTCAGGATAGATTGA
- a CDS encoding glycoside hydrolase family 88/105 protein, which translates to MKRTYLKGVLLLLVFSAIACGPKEKKDKKEKKKEAATQIVPSGLKWSERMALSEMERFPDAWQLDFHTKPKWSYTQGLVLRGFEKLYEETGKEKYYDYIQAFADTMINADGEILTYDMEKYNIDMINSGKVLLYLYDKTKKENYLKAIKTLRKQLDGHPRTSDGGFWHKKRYPWQMWLDGLYMGQPFYAEYAKTFEDEQTAAKSFDDIALQFRLIQKHSRDPETGLLYHGWDESREQKWADKETGTSPHFWSRALGWYAMALVDVLDFYPEDRPERKELIGYLNQLAEALSNFQDKDSGLWYQVVDMGDREGNYLEASGSSMFVYSMAKGVRKGYLPESYLEVARKGYQGVLDNLIEVEDNGVVNITQVCAVAGLGGNPYRDGSYEYYINEKIRANDPKATGPFILASLELDR; encoded by the coding sequence ATGAAACGAACATACCTTAAAGGAGTATTGCTGTTACTCGTTTTTTCGGCAATAGCCTGCGGTCCGAAGGAAAAAAAAGATAAAAAAGAAAAAAAGAAGGAAGCGGCAACACAAATAGTACCGTCCGGTCTCAAATGGTCGGAGCGTATGGCCCTTTCGGAAATGGAACGTTTTCCCGACGCCTGGCAGCTCGATTTCCATACCAAACCCAAATGGAGCTATACCCAGGGGCTGGTATTAAGGGGATTCGAAAAATTATATGAAGAAACGGGGAAAGAAAAATATTACGATTACATACAGGCCTTTGCCGATACAATGATCAATGCCGACGGAGAGATATTGACCTATGATATGGAGAAGTACAATATCGACATGATCAACTCCGGTAAGGTGTTGTTGTACCTTTATGATAAGACCAAAAAGGAAAATTACCTGAAAGCCATAAAAACATTGCGGAAACAACTGGACGGGCACCCCCGTACTTCCGATGGTGGTTTCTGGCACAAAAAGAGATACCCCTGGCAGATGTGGCTGGACGGCCTGTATATGGGGCAACCTTTCTATGCCGAATATGCAAAGACATTTGAAGATGAACAAACGGCGGCCAAATCCTTTGACGATATTGCCCTGCAATTCCGCCTTATCCAAAAACATTCCCGTGATCCCGAAACAGGACTGTTATACCACGGCTGGGATGAAAGCCGCGAACAGAAATGGGCCGATAAGGAAACCGGGACTTCCCCGCATTTCTGGTCCAGGGCACTCGGTTGGTATGCCATGGCCCTGGTGGACGTACTGGATTTTTATCCGGAAGATCGGCCGGAAAGAAAAGAACTTATCGGGTACCTGAACCAGTTGGCCGAGGCCCTGAGTAATTTTCAGGACAAGGATTCCGGCCTGTGGTACCAGGTAGTGGATATGGGGGACAGGGAAGGCAATTACCTGGAGGCCTCCGGTTCAAGCATGTTTGTCTACAGCATGGCCAAAGGTGTGCGGAAGGGCTACCTTCCGGAATCGTACCTGGAAGTAGCCAGAAAAGGCTACCAGGGTGTCCTGGATAACCTGATAGAAGTGGAAGACAATGGTGTGGTGAACATCACACAGGTCTGTGCCGTAGCCGGATTGGGAGGGAATCCCTATCGCGACGGTTCCTACGAGTATTACATTAACGAAAAAATAAGGGCCAACGACCCCAAGGCAACAGGACCGTTTATCCTGGCCAGCCTCGAACTGGACAGGTAA
- a CDS encoding DUF4861 family protein — protein MNTLKITVILSLLTLMSCKDRAKKEEKAPEVKIEKEVTASPKQTYAEISHKQGGKWVDHKYEGGSKFVNVDHLDLPEEHTDHSYYIRYEGPGWENGQVGYRLYLDWRNAIDIFGKKTDTMVLQQVGQDGFDSYHEMSPWGADILKVGKALGIGSIGRYVQGEVRHFENVESTGVDIENTDNSSSVEIDYKGWKTLDKTIDLRSKLTIFPEDRYTLHQITPSAKVKGICTGIVKFEEVPLLKKEGEKWGYIATYGKQTLVSDDDQLGMAVFYKLDDVESVSDSDYDHLVVFKPVDTTVDFYFMAAWEQEPNGLKTEKEFLDDIDAKLDKLDKSDSI, from the coding sequence ATGAATACACTTAAAATCACTGTCATCCTGTCCTTGCTGACATTGATGTCGTGCAAAGACAGAGCAAAAAAGGAGGAAAAAGCTCCTGAAGTTAAGATTGAGAAGGAAGTAACAGCTTCCCCGAAACAAACTTATGCCGAAATATCGCATAAGCAAGGAGGGAAGTGGGTCGACCATAAATACGAAGGCGGAAGTAAATTTGTCAATGTCGATCATCTCGACCTTCCCGAAGAGCATACCGATCATTCCTATTATATTCGCTACGAAGGTCCCGGCTGGGAAAACGGGCAGGTGGGATATCGCCTGTATCTCGACTGGAGGAACGCCATAGACATTTTCGGAAAAAAAACTGATACCATGGTCCTGCAACAGGTAGGGCAGGATGGTTTTGATTCCTATCACGAAATGTCGCCCTGGGGAGCGGATATACTGAAAGTGGGTAAGGCACTGGGCATCGGTTCCATCGGACGATATGTTCAGGGGGAAGTCCGCCATTTTGAAAACGTGGAATCCACCGGGGTCGATATTGAGAATACCGATAATTCCTCTTCCGTTGAAATAGATTATAAAGGATGGAAAACCCTTGATAAGACCATCGACCTGAGATCGAAACTGACCATTTTCCCGGAAGACAGGTATACGTTGCACCAGATCACACCTTCAGCCAAAGTGAAAGGAATCTGCACCGGGATCGTTAAATTTGAAGAAGTACCGCTGCTAAAGAAAGAAGGAGAAAAATGGGGATATATCGCTACTTACGGAAAACAGACCCTGGTCTCGGATGACGATCAACTGGGAATGGCTGTTTTCTATAAACTGGACGATGTGGAAAGTGTATCCGATTCCGACTACGATCACCTGGTCGTGTTTAAACCTGTGGATACCACCGTTGATTTCTATTTTATGGCCGCCTGGGAACAGGAACCGAATGGCTTAAAGACCGAGAAAGAATTTTTGGACGATATAGATGCCAAACTGGATAAGCTCGATAAATCCGATTCAATATAA
- a CDS encoding RagB/SusD family nutrient uptake outer membrane protein, whose product MKIRIIISIILAGVFASCESFLEEDNKSGLTADSYYTTLEGIEALVNSCYTPMRFWYGKENGIALTETGTDIFTRGNGMENPPVALYNSDLSGANGPIGFYWTRFYSALNTCNAAVERIPDSPLEEGLKPVRTAEARFLRAFYLWHIVETWGGVHLFTEEVKSIQETATRTSVEEFYNQIFADLEFAVGNLPATSDDYGRANKAAAEAFLARMYLTRGEDALAAQYAKSVINNYSFSLEDNYADLWDIDNVRNPEIVWLVNFTADLVLNEELEHPDGEILLRDGGNNSHLFFLMTYDQLPGMQRDIDNGRPFARFMPTTHLLDLFDETKDARFDATFQTVWYSNNPDNAPEGMQPGDTAIYATKEVVPQSVKDSKVYTIIDRSRTYDENDAPQVRDRYMSVKKFLDPSRLTISQQQGKRDAFVIRLAEMYLIVAEAEMNLGNIGEAVDYFNAIRRRAALPGHETEMEITAADLDLDMILDERAREFAGEQLRWFDLKRTGKLVERVQEWNPDAASNIQPYHSVRPIPQSQLDAVTNKGEFTQNEGYQ is encoded by the coding sequence ATGAAAATAAGAATCATTATATCGATCATATTGGCCGGGGTGTTCGCTTCATGCGAGAGTTTTCTCGAAGAAGACAATAAGTCGGGACTCACGGCAGACTCCTATTATACTACACTGGAAGGCATTGAGGCCCTGGTAAATTCCTGTTACACTCCCATGCGTTTTTGGTATGGGAAAGAAAACGGAATAGCACTTACGGAAACCGGAACAGACATTTTTACCCGTGGGAACGGAATGGAAAACCCGCCGGTGGCGCTTTATAATTCGGACTTGTCCGGAGCTAACGGTCCCATAGGGTTTTACTGGACCAGGTTTTATTCTGCATTGAATACCTGTAATGCTGCGGTAGAACGTATTCCCGATTCACCTCTGGAAGAGGGCCTGAAACCCGTAAGAACGGCCGAAGCACGGTTTCTCCGGGCATTTTATCTTTGGCATATTGTAGAGACCTGGGGAGGTGTTCACCTCTTTACAGAAGAAGTAAAGAGCATCCAGGAAACAGCCACCCGGACATCTGTGGAGGAATTTTATAACCAGATCTTTGCAGACCTCGAATTTGCGGTAGGAAATTTACCGGCCACTTCTGATGATTACGGCAGGGCAAACAAGGCCGCAGCCGAAGCTTTTCTGGCCAGGATGTACCTCACCCGGGGAGAAGACGCCCTGGCCGCCCAGTACGCCAAAAGCGTGATCAATAATTACAGTTTTTCCCTCGAAGATAATTATGCAGACCTCTGGGACATTGATAATGTGAGAAACCCCGAGATCGTATGGCTGGTGAACTTTACGGCAGATCTGGTGCTGAACGAAGAACTCGAACATCCTGATGGAGAAATACTGCTCAGGGACGGAGGGAACAATTCCCACCTGTTTTTCCTGATGACCTATGACCAGTTGCCCGGAATGCAACGGGACATAGATAACGGACGTCCGTTTGCCAGGTTTATGCCCACAACACATTTGCTTGACTTGTTCGATGAAACAAAAGACGCCCGTTTCGATGCAACTTTCCAGACCGTCTGGTATTCCAATAATCCGGATAATGCACCCGAAGGGATGCAACCGGGAGATACTGCCATTTATGCCACTAAAGAAGTGGTGCCGCAATCGGTAAAAGACAGTAAGGTATACACTATTATAGACCGTAGCAGGACCTATGATGAAAACGATGCACCCCAGGTGAGAGACAGGTATATGTCGGTCAAGAAATTTCTCGACCCTTCACGGCTTACGATCTCTCAGCAACAGGGAAAAAGGGACGCTTTTGTAATTCGGCTGGCCGAAATGTACCTCATTGTCGCCGAGGCCGAAATGAACCTTGGCAATATAGGAGAAGCGGTAGATTACTTTAATGCCATAAGGCGCAGAGCAGCCCTTCCCGGACATGAAACGGAAATGGAGATTACCGCAGCCGATCTTGACCTCGATATGATCCTGGACGAAAGGGCCCGGGAATTTGCGGGAGAACAGTTGCGGTGGTTTGATCTTAAGCGTACCGGAAAACTGGTGGAAAGAGTACAGGAATGGAACCCCGATGCGGCTTCGAATATTCAGCCGTACCACAGCGTAAGGCCCATACCGCAATCACAGCTCGATGCGGTGACCAACAAGGGAGAGTTTACGCAAAATGAAGGCTATCAATAG
- a CDS encoding SusC/RagA family TonB-linked outer membrane protein, with protein MVPVKAVWAFSLLCSLFLVQRVHAQEKTVTGTVTDQQGVPLPGVNILVQGTTTGTQTDFDGNYAIQAASGQVLEFTYIGQKKEERTVGNSNTINVQMAEDAEALDEVVVIGYGAVKKSDLTGSVASVKERDLTSIPVTNALETMQGKVPGVDLTKSSGQAGAGLNFSIRGNRSLNANNGPLVVVDGMIYGSTLDVNPNDIASVEVLKDASATAIYGTLGANGVILITTKKGRSGKSKVSVNSYYSVQTLGGYADIMTGPEWVELRRESRRTVGEWSGPEDDANIFNPTQLENYQNGVWTDWADQLLGTGSQQNHQVSVSGGSEKTTYYFSMEYFREEGLLKNDNLDRYSGRMTVDHQVLDNLKVSTNVMYTMKDHNRRRDPLNQANKMSPLGRPYDDEGNVITFPVGDSSTLNPLMDEVPGNYKDNEKNKRFFGNISIDWTPIENLTLTSRLGIDHTTFRRGTFSATNTIEVGADGLSLAKAENGTFNRTTWENFANYTYTTGKHEIQGLLGTSIWKTVEENYLAQGRDLASATMLFHNLGGLQSQVQVNSSLEEKQLASFFGRVNYKYDNKYLLTLLMRADGSSVLAPGNKWGYFPSAAFSWVLKEENFLKDSQAISQLKARISYGISGNSAVSPYQTLGSLSKSTYAYDQGTDETPAFGYYPSLIASSDLSWETTATTNFGIDFGFFRNRISGSLDLYQQDTRDLLMQRALPTSSGFSSAWDNIGKTRNRGLELYINTINLVESTDGFGWSSDITFTTNNEEIMELPEGDRDLANSWFVGHPIDSFYDYEKIGIWQQDETDEAASYGQDPGDIKVKDQDGDGIISPEDRVIIGSTVPDYTLGFNNRFSYKGLELNVFVYARQGQTITSEAAGSYKIDARENGPRVDYWTPENPTNAYPRPDAGTSRSSTQYYSTLEYVDGSFVKIRDITLAYNFPQSVLDYLKISKLRCYATAKNYFVFSDMDPYDPERGGNLSFPMTRQMVFGINLEL; from the coding sequence ATGGTACCTGTAAAGGCTGTCTGGGCCTTTTCATTGCTGTGCAGCTTGTTTCTGGTACAGCGCGTTCATGCCCAGGAAAAAACGGTGACAGGTACGGTAACCGACCAGCAGGGAGTGCCGCTGCCGGGAGTTAATATCCTTGTGCAGGGTACCACGACAGGAACCCAGACCGATTTTGACGGTAACTATGCAATACAGGCAGCATCCGGACAGGTACTGGAGTTTACGTATATCGGGCAGAAGAAGGAAGAAAGGACGGTAGGGAATTCCAATACCATTAATGTGCAGATGGCCGAAGATGCCGAAGCCCTGGATGAAGTAGTGGTTATCGGTTATGGTGCGGTGAAAAAATCTGACCTTACAGGTTCGGTGGCATCGGTGAAGGAACGCGACCTTACGTCGATACCGGTGACCAATGCCCTGGAAACTATGCAGGGAAAAGTGCCGGGAGTAGACCTTACCAAATCGAGCGGACAGGCCGGAGCGGGCCTTAATTTTTCCATTCGGGGAAATCGCTCCCTGAATGCAAATAACGGGCCTTTGGTAGTTGTAGATGGTATGATATACGGTTCCACACTAGATGTAAACCCGAATGACATTGCCTCTGTGGAAGTGCTCAAAGATGCTTCGGCAACTGCTATTTACGGAACACTGGGAGCCAATGGGGTAATACTCATAACCACTAAAAAAGGACGATCCGGAAAAAGCAAGGTTTCCGTAAACAGTTATTACAGTGTGCAAACCCTTGGCGGGTATGCCGATATTATGACCGGCCCCGAATGGGTGGAACTCCGGAGAGAGTCCAGAAGAACCGTAGGAGAGTGGAGCGGGCCCGAAGACGATGCCAATATTTTTAACCCTACCCAACTGGAAAATTATCAAAACGGAGTATGGACCGACTGGGCAGATCAGCTTCTCGGTACGGGGAGTCAGCAAAACCACCAGGTAAGCGTTTCCGGAGGATCGGAAAAGACTACCTATTATTTTTCCATGGAATATTTCAGGGAAGAAGGACTGCTGAAAAATGATAACCTGGACCGTTACAGCGGCCGGATGACCGTAGATCACCAGGTATTGGACAACCTGAAGGTCTCTACCAATGTCATGTATACCATGAAAGACCACAACAGGAGAAGAGATCCGCTGAACCAGGCCAATAAGATGAGCCCGCTGGGAAGGCCTTATGACGATGAAGGGAATGTTATCACCTTTCCGGTGGGAGACAGTTCTACACTCAATCCGCTAATGGACGAAGTACCCGGTAATTATAAGGACAATGAAAAGAACAAAAGGTTTTTCGGAAATATCAGTATAGACTGGACCCCGATAGAAAACCTTACATTGACTTCCCGTCTGGGTATAGACCATACTACTTTCCGAAGAGGGACGTTCTCCGCAACAAATACTATTGAAGTGGGGGCGGACGGCCTGTCACTGGCTAAGGCGGAAAATGGAACTTTTAACCGGACCACCTGGGAAAATTTTGCCAATTACACCTATACTACCGGAAAACACGAGATACAGGGACTCCTTGGAACCAGTATCTGGAAGACCGTAGAAGAAAATTACCTGGCCCAGGGGCGTGACCTTGCATCGGCTACCATGTTGTTCCACAACCTTGGCGGATTGCAGTCGCAGGTACAGGTAAACAGCAGCCTGGAAGAAAAGCAACTGGCTTCTTTTTTCGGAAGGGTGAACTATAAGTATGACAATAAATACCTGCTCACATTACTGATGCGTGCCGACGGGTCTTCCGTACTCGCTCCCGGTAACAAATGGGGCTACTTTCCTTCGGCAGCTTTTTCATGGGTGTTGAAAGAAGAGAACTTTTTGAAAGACAGCCAGGCCATATCACAATTAAAAGCCAGGATAAGCTACGGTATTTCGGGAAACAGTGCCGTATCGCCCTACCAGACACTGGGGAGTTTGTCCAAAAGTACCTATGCCTACGATCAGGGGACGGATGAAACACCGGCTTTCGGTTATTACCCGTCGCTCATTGCCTCTTCCGATCTTAGCTGGGAAACGACGGCAACTACCAATTTCGGTATTGATTTCGGTTTTTTCAGGAACAGGATATCCGGTTCGCTGGACCTGTACCAACAGGATACAAGAGATCTGCTCATGCAAAGGGCATTGCCTACATCGTCAGGGTTTAGCTCTGCATGGGACAACATCGGGAAAACGAGGAACAGGGGACTCGAACTCTACATCAACACCATTAACCTTGTAGAAAGTACCGACGGTTTCGGTTGGAGTTCAGACATCACTTTTACTACCAATAATGAAGAGATCATGGAACTTCCCGAAGGTGACCGCGACCTGGCCAATAGCTGGTTTGTAGGGCATCCTATCGATTCTTTTTACGACTATGAAAAAATCGGTATCTGGCAACAGGATGAAACCGATGAAGCAGCATCTTACGGACAGGATCCCGGCGATATAAAAGTAAAGGACCAGGACGGCGATGGTATCATTAGTCCTGAAGACCGTGTTATTATCGGAAGTACGGTACCCGATTACACCCTTGGGTTTAACAACCGGTTTAGTTACAAAGGGTTGGAGCTTAACGTTTTTGTCTATGCAAGGCAGGGACAGACTATTACAAGTGAGGCGGCCGGATCGTATAAGATAGATGCCCGTGAAAACGGCCCCAGGGTAGATTACTGGACCCCGGAAAACCCCACTAATGCCTATCCGAGGCCCGATGCGGGAACCAGCAGGTCCAGTACGCAGTATTATTCTACGCTGGAATATGTAGATGGTTCTTTTGTAAAGATCAGGGATATTACCCTGGCCTATAATTTTCCACAGTCGGTATTGGATTACCTGAAAATATCCAAACTGCGGTGTTATGCTACAGCTAAAAACTATTTTGTCTTTAGCGACATGGACCCTTATGACCCGGAAAGGGGAGGAAATCTCAGCTTCCCCATGACGAGGCAGATGGTATTCGGAATCAATTTAGAACTCTAA
- a CDS encoding NAD(P)/FAD-dependent oxidoreductase, with amino-acid sequence MIKTDILIIGAGPTGLFAVFEAGLLKLKCHIIDALPQPGGQLSEIYPKKPIYDIPGFPEVLAGDLVKNLMDQIKAFEPGFTLGERAETIEKLDDGSFIVTTNKGTKHHAPVIAIAGGLGSFEPRKPPLDKIDLFEDRGVAYFIKNPEVYRDKKVTIAGGGDSALDWTIYLADVASDVTLVHRRNEFRGALDSVEKVQELKKLGKVNIITPAEVTSLHGDEKLETITVTRNGEEEKLETDCFIPLFGLAPKLGPMANWGLEIEKNAIKVNNALDYETNIPGIFAIGDVNTYPGKLKLILCGFHEATLMCQSAYRIINPGKKYVMKYTTVSGVDGFDGSRKEAPKAVIKSIE; translated from the coding sequence ATGATTAAAACAGATATACTTATCATCGGTGCCGGCCCTACAGGACTGTTTGCAGTTTTTGAGGCGGGCTTGTTGAAGCTGAAATGCCATATCATTGATGCCCTGCCCCAGCCGGGGGGACAACTCTCGGAAATATACCCGAAGAAACCCATTTACGATATTCCCGGATTTCCGGAAGTTCTGGCAGGAGATCTGGTAAAGAACCTTATGGACCAGATCAAGGCCTTTGAACCGGGATTTACCTTGGGTGAACGTGCCGAAACCATTGAAAAACTGGACGACGGCAGTTTTATAGTCACCACTAACAAGGGAACCAAACACCATGCGCCGGTTATAGCCATAGCAGGCGGGCTGGGCAGCTTTGAACCCAGAAAGCCCCCGTTGGATAAAATTGACCTGTTTGAAGACCGGGGGGTGGCCTACTTCATCAAGAACCCGGAAGTATATCGCGATAAAAAAGTGACCATTGCCGGCGGGGGGGACTCTGCGCTGGACTGGACCATCTACCTGGCCGATGTGGCCTCAGACGTTACCCTGGTGCATCGCAGGAACGAATTCAGGGGAGCACTTGATTCCGTAGAAAAGGTGCAGGAGCTCAAAAAGCTGGGGAAAGTCAATATTATAACGCCCGCCGAGGTAACTTCGCTGCACGGCGATGAAAAACTGGAAACTATAACGGTAACCCGTAACGGAGAGGAAGAAAAACTGGAAACCGACTGTTTTATTCCGTTATTTGGACTGGCCCCCAAACTCGGTCCTATGGCCAACTGGGGACTCGAAATCGAGAAAAATGCCATCAAGGTGAACAATGCGCTGGATTATGAAACGAATATTCCCGGTATTTTTGCCATAGGCGACGTAAATACCTATCCCGGAAAATTAAAACTGATCCTGTGCGGTTTCCACGAAGCCACCCTGATGTGCCAGAGTGCCTACCGGATCATTAATCCCGGCAAAAAATATGTTATGAAATATACCACCGTAAGCGGTGTAGATGGTTTTGACGGCAGCAGGAAAGAAGCACCTAAAGCTGTTATCAAATCTATAGAATAG
- a CDS encoding NifU family protein: MTKEELQINVEKALDEIRPFLESDGGNISLVSIDEGKLVKVRLEGACTDCHVNHMTLKAGVETTIKKYAPQIEQVVGVS; this comes from the coding sequence ATGACAAAAGAAGAATTGCAAATCAACGTAGAAAAAGCCTTAGACGAGATCCGCCCGTTTCTGGAAAGTGATGGCGGTAATATATCCTTGGTCTCCATAGATGAGGGCAAACTGGTTAAAGTGCGTCTCGAAGGCGCCTGTACGGATTGCCATGTAAACCATATGACACTCAAGGCGGGGGTAGAGACCACCATCAAGAAATATGCCCCCCAGATTGAACAGGTAGTAGGAGTGAGTTAG